A genomic stretch from Amycolatopsis sp. 195334CR includes:
- a CDS encoding WXG100 family type VII secretion target produces the protein MDGQAIYDNFKGGDSERLRMTAENVQKLSSSFEQRAQSIKALQERMKASWTGDGADAANAGAGPMERAFAETAAPLDITANSVTAQATGFDYTSNAVVPVPPAPEKPSGWSLGLKSAIPVAGPFMAADDVKDYQQGVQAHNEANENNVRAMDQYSSISKSTQNILPTDYQQLTSDGAAVKLKTDGPGPIGPPVGPDPWQGNGDGGGTGGSNRIDDSTGSSGAGGTGGTGGTGGTGGTGGTGGTGGTGGTGGTGGTGGTGGGDTSGTGGGTTTSGDKGGKDTGGGTTTKPKVPSTKPGTGDPVVGLVNNPNGNPGTSNPNTGPGNPAATGGKQPNTAAAGCLAAVPAPGRAGGEPRPAAAAAGTRSVPVADRCRWCSGGRRRRPR, from the coding sequence ATGGACGGTCAGGCGATCTACGACAACTTCAAGGGCGGCGACAGCGAGCGCCTGCGGATGACCGCGGAGAACGTGCAGAAGCTCTCCTCGTCGTTCGAGCAGCGCGCGCAGAGCATCAAGGCGCTGCAGGAGCGGATGAAGGCGTCCTGGACCGGGGACGGCGCGGACGCGGCCAACGCCGGTGCCGGGCCGATGGAACGGGCCTTCGCCGAAACGGCCGCGCCGCTGGACATCACCGCGAACTCGGTGACCGCGCAGGCCACCGGCTTCGACTACACCAGCAACGCGGTGGTGCCGGTGCCGCCGGCGCCGGAGAAGCCCAGCGGCTGGAGCCTCGGGCTCAAGTCGGCGATCCCGGTGGCCGGGCCGTTCATGGCCGCGGACGACGTGAAGGACTACCAGCAGGGCGTGCAGGCCCACAACGAGGCGAACGAGAACAACGTTCGCGCGATGGACCAGTACTCCAGCATCAGCAAGAGCACGCAGAACATCCTGCCCACCGACTACCAGCAGCTGACCTCCGACGGCGCCGCGGTGAAGCTGAAGACCGACGGCCCCGGCCCGATCGGCCCGCCGGTGGGACCGGACCCGTGGCAGGGCAACGGGGACGGCGGCGGCACCGGCGGCTCGAACCGGATCGACGACTCCACCGGCAGCAGCGGCGCCGGGGGCACCGGTGGTACGGGCGGCACCGGGGGAACCGGTGGCACGGGCGGAACCGGCGGGACCGGGGGTACCGGCGGCACGGGTGGCACCGGCGGGACCGGTGGCACCGGCGGCGGTGACACCTCCGGCACCGGGGGCGGCACCACCACCAGCGGGGACAAGGGTGGCAAGGACACCGGCGGCGGCACCACCACGAAGCCGAAGGTGCCCAGCACCAAGCCGGGCACCGGCGACCCGGTGGTCGGGCTGGTCAACAACCCGAACGGCAATCCCGGTACCAGCAACCCGAACACCGGACCGGGCAACCCGGCCGCCACCGGCGGGAAGCAGCCGAACACCGCGGCGGCAGGCTGCCTGGCGGCGGTCCCGGCGCCCGGCCGGGCTGGCGGCGAGCCGCGGCCCGCGGCGGCGGCAGCGGGAACTCGCTCGGTGCCGGTCGCGGATCGGTGCCGGTGGTGCTCGGGCGGACGGCGCCGCCGGCCGCGGTGA
- a CDS encoding ESX secretion-associated protein EspG: MTAPATVPVAALAALVQRERAGQLHVTLQPRAMWYPEREQDELSRQIDEALAGAGLLDHRGRIKVEVLDLLPLLTSASLEFYGWATREDETIGVLAASRGMLGVLAVRSGDQVTLREVNQHELPEALIAELPELYAGGGRSQTVRARDFEEAARGKEQGRSLPQAIADVVKVVQRPVHGTGELYAGKRDEVGRYARVEQPLHYADTDWGRYLNYTIGAGPEAEIHIAPATPAALAEALRYLASRLAPALNR, encoded by the coding sequence GTGACCGCTCCGGCGACCGTTCCGGTGGCCGCGCTCGCGGCACTGGTCCAGCGGGAGCGTGCGGGGCAACTGCACGTCACGCTCCAGCCGCGGGCGATGTGGTACCCCGAACGGGAACAGGACGAGCTGTCCCGCCAGATCGACGAGGCGCTGGCCGGGGCGGGGCTGCTCGACCACCGCGGCCGGATCAAGGTCGAGGTGCTGGACCTGCTGCCGTTGCTGACTTCGGCCTCGCTGGAGTTCTACGGCTGGGCCACGCGGGAGGACGAGACGATCGGGGTGCTCGCGGCCTCCCGCGGCATGCTCGGGGTGCTCGCCGTGCGCTCGGGTGATCAGGTGACCCTGCGCGAGGTCAACCAGCACGAGCTGCCCGAGGCGCTGATCGCCGAGCTGCCCGAGCTGTACGCGGGTGGCGGCCGGTCGCAGACGGTCCGGGCGCGCGACTTCGAGGAGGCGGCCCGGGGCAAGGAACAGGGCCGCTCGCTGCCGCAGGCGATCGCCGACGTGGTGAAGGTGGTGCAGCGGCCGGTGCACGGCACCGGTGAGCTGTACGCGGGCAAGCGGGACGAGGTGGGCCGGTACGCCCGCGTCGAGCAGCCGCTGCACTACGCCGACACCGACTGGGGCCGGTATCTCAACTACACGATCGGAGCGGGGCCGGAGGCGGAGATCCACATCGCGCCGGCCACCCCGGCCGCGCTCGCGGAAGCACTGCGGTACCTGGCCTCCCGGCTGGCTCCTGCGCTGAACCGCTGA
- a CDS encoding Glu/Leu/Phe/Val dehydrogenase dimerization domain-containing protein, producing MSTQNSTEPLLRLTWTDPVTGTRGFLVVHTLVSGLATGGTRMRAGCTMTEVEDLARGMANKTATFNLPVGGAKGGIDLDPKDPRAFDVLTRFCSAMRPWLDAHWVTAEDLGVPQHLIDEVFAGLGLEQSYHAAISRSADPARTLRRVQAGLNAPVPGGLLLGDVVGGYGVAQSCLGVAAAWAWDPAETTVAIQGIGTMGGGAAWYLHEAGMRVTAVADAAGTLYHPAGLDIPALLELRDAYGEIDRSQVPPEVQRLPRNAVLGIEADIFVPAAISYAITEDNVEQVAAKVVIEAANAATTEEAEASLVLAGIPVIPDFVANAGAAAWAWWLLLGEVGADPADSFLRLRTEMQAKVALLLAQWNTDRRPPRETGWELAAANRVERAATEHLAPALTIP from the coding sequence GTGAGCACCCAGAACAGCACCGAACCTTTGCTGAGGTTGACCTGGACGGACCCGGTGACCGGTACTCGCGGGTTCCTCGTGGTGCACACCCTTGTCTCCGGGCTCGCCACCGGCGGCACCCGGATGCGGGCCGGGTGCACGATGACCGAGGTCGAGGACCTGGCCAGGGGCATGGCCAACAAGACGGCCACGTTCAACCTGCCGGTCGGCGGCGCGAAGGGCGGCATCGACCTGGACCCGAAGGACCCGCGCGCGTTCGACGTGCTGACCCGGTTCTGCTCGGCGATGCGCCCGTGGCTCGACGCGCACTGGGTGACCGCCGAGGACCTCGGCGTGCCGCAGCACCTGATCGACGAGGTCTTCGCCGGGCTCGGCCTCGAGCAGTCCTACCACGCGGCCATCTCGCGCTCGGCCGATCCGGCCCGCACCCTGCGCCGCGTGCAGGCCGGGCTGAACGCACCGGTGCCGGGCGGGCTGCTGCTCGGCGACGTGGTCGGCGGTTACGGCGTGGCGCAGTCCTGCCTCGGCGTCGCCGCGGCGTGGGCGTGGGACCCGGCCGAGACCACGGTGGCCATCCAGGGCATCGGCACCATGGGCGGCGGTGCCGCCTGGTACCTGCACGAAGCCGGGATGCGGGTGACCGCGGTGGCCGACGCCGCCGGCACGCTGTACCACCCGGCCGGGCTGGACATCCCGGCGTTGCTGGAGCTGCGCGACGCCTACGGGGAGATCGACCGGAGCCAGGTGCCGCCGGAGGTCCAGCGCCTGCCGCGCAACGCGGTGCTCGGCATCGAGGCCGACATCTTCGTGCCCGCCGCGATCTCCTACGCGATCACCGAGGACAACGTCGAGCAGGTCGCGGCGAAGGTGGTCATCGAGGCGGCGAACGCGGCCACCACCGAGGAGGCCGAGGCTTCGCTGGTGCTGGCGGGCATCCCGGTGATCCCGGACTTCGTGGCCAACGCCGGTGCCGCCGCGTGGGCGTGGTGGCTGCTGCTGGGCGAGGTCGGCGCGGACCCGGCGGACTCGTTCCTGCGGCTGCGCACCGAGATGCAGGCGAAGGTGGCGCTGCTGCTGGCGCAGTGGAACACCGACCGCCGCCCGCCGCGCGAGACCGGCTGGGAGCTGGCCGCGGCGAACCGGGTGGAGCGGGCCGCCACCGAGCACCTGGCCCCCGCGCTCACCATTCCGTAG
- a CDS encoding LysR family transcriptional regulator, translating into MEFSLQRLRMLRELDRRGTVTAAAGALHYTASAVSQQLAQLERDVGAKLFERLGRRVQLTELGKLLTAHAEEILGAVERATLALEEAQESVTVRLTAGVWASVASGLLPRALTALAAEHPGIKVRTRELAPEETADAVRDGSLDFSFVIDYSDAPMPWDAGLERAVIAVERLHAAVPAGTVPAGSVSLLELADQPWILASPKSHFGRAMRIACQRHGFEPKIDHEVEEQATAMAMVAAGLGVTLVSDLGLILRPPGVDTVALASPLMRTVSIAYRTTALRRPSMQLVIHAVRAAAAELGLATETTIP; encoded by the coding sequence ATGGAGTTTTCGTTGCAGAGACTGCGGATGCTCCGGGAGCTGGACCGGCGGGGCACGGTCACCGCGGCCGCCGGAGCACTGCACTACACGGCTTCGGCGGTGTCGCAGCAGCTCGCCCAGCTCGAACGGGACGTCGGCGCGAAGTTGTTCGAACGCCTCGGCAGGCGGGTGCAGCTGACCGAACTGGGCAAGCTGCTGACCGCGCACGCCGAGGAGATACTGGGGGCGGTGGAGCGCGCGACCCTGGCGCTGGAGGAGGCGCAGGAGTCGGTCACCGTCCGGCTGACCGCCGGGGTGTGGGCCTCGGTGGCCTCCGGGCTGCTGCCGCGCGCGCTGACCGCGCTGGCCGCCGAGCACCCCGGCATCAAGGTGCGCACGCGGGAGCTGGCGCCGGAGGAGACCGCGGACGCGGTCCGCGACGGTTCGCTCGACTTCTCCTTCGTGATCGACTACTCGGACGCCCCGATGCCGTGGGACGCCGGGCTGGAACGCGCGGTGATCGCGGTGGAGCGGCTGCACGCCGCGGTCCCGGCGGGTACCGTGCCCGCGGGCAGCGTCTCGCTGCTCGAACTGGCCGACCAGCCGTGGATACTGGCCAGCCCGAAGAGCCACTTCGGCCGGGCCATGCGGATCGCCTGCCAGCGCCACGGGTTCGAGCCGAAGATCGACCACGAGGTGGAGGAGCAGGCCACCGCGATGGCCATGGTCGCGGCCGGGCTGGGTGTCACCCTGGTCTCCGACCTCGGCCTGATCCTGCGGCCGCCGGGGGTGGACACGGTGGCGCTGGCGAGCCCGCTGATGCGCACGGTGTCCATCGCCTACCGCACCACCGCGCTGCGCCGCCCGTCCATGCAGCTGGTCATCCACGCGGTGCGCGCGGCCGCCGCCGAACTCGGCCTCGCCACGGAGACCACGATTCCGTAA
- a CDS encoding glutamate-cysteine ligase family protein, with protein MTTVRDFPSPATGNLAARVVSDRAEGEAYVASVCFKHGPPRLLGVELEYTVHHRDDPSRPLDPGVLAEALGPHTPRTLDPGSEAAPLPGGSPVSLEPGGQVEISALPRSSLAELAGVVDADLAHLTALLDRHGLELGNSGIDAHRAPRRLLQTPRYAAMERRFAPDGPGGLTMMCSTAGLQVCVDAGETEHLAARWAAAHELGPALLALFANSGRHAGRDTGHASARWLAVMATERARTFAATATPDPPADWARRMLDTPLMVVPRADGPWDAPVRFTFADWIDGRGEAGVFGRPTLADLDYHLSTMFTPVRPQGYLEIRYLDAQPPRGWLDATALLVALLADPSTVDRARELCEPVAGAWEAAAGRGLHDPAIAAAAKAVADLGCAALGATGLPSEVIDRITEAVQHRAARTPAPRTPEERA; from the coding sequence ATGACGACGGTCAGAGATTTTCCTTCTCCCGCAACGGGTAATCTCGCCGCGCGGGTGGTTTCCGACCGCGCGGAGGGCGAGGCGTACGTCGCGTCTGTGTGCTTCAAGCACGGCCCGCCGAGATTGCTCGGCGTGGAGCTCGAGTACACCGTGCACCACCGGGACGACCCGTCCCGCCCGCTCGACCCCGGTGTGCTGGCCGAGGCGCTCGGCCCGCACACCCCGCGAACGCTCGACCCCGGCAGCGAGGCGGCCCCACTGCCGGGCGGCTCGCCGGTGAGTCTCGAACCCGGCGGCCAAGTGGAGATTTCGGCCCTCCCGCGCAGCTCACTGGCCGAACTGGCCGGCGTCGTCGACGCCGATCTGGCCCATCTCACCGCACTGCTCGACCGGCACGGACTGGAACTGGGCAACTCGGGCATCGACGCCCACCGCGCCCCGCGGCGGTTGCTGCAGACCCCCCGCTACGCCGCGATGGAACGCCGGTTCGCGCCGGACGGTCCCGGCGGCCTCACCATGATGTGCAGCACGGCCGGGCTGCAGGTCTGCGTGGACGCGGGGGAGACCGAGCACCTGGCCGCGCGCTGGGCGGCCGCGCACGAACTGGGGCCCGCCCTGCTGGCCCTGTTCGCCAACTCCGGCAGGCACGCGGGGCGGGACACCGGGCACGCCTCCGCGCGCTGGCTGGCGGTGATGGCCACCGAACGCGCCCGCACCTTCGCCGCCACGGCCACGCCGGACCCACCGGCGGACTGGGCGCGGCGCATGCTGGACACCCCGCTGATGGTGGTGCCGCGGGCCGACGGCCCGTGGGACGCGCCGGTGCGGTTCACCTTCGCCGACTGGATCGACGGCCGCGGTGAGGCAGGCGTGTTCGGCAGGCCGACCCTGGCCGATCTGGACTACCACCTGTCCACCATGTTCACCCCGGTGCGCCCGCAGGGTTACCTGGAGATCAGGTACCTGGACGCGCAACCGCCGCGGGGCTGGCTCGACGCCACCGCCCTGCTCGTCGCCCTGCTCGCCGACCCCTCCACTGTGGACAGGGCCCGCGAGCTGTGCGAACCCGTCGCCGGTGCCTGGGAGGCAGCGGCGGGCCGCGGTCTCCACGACCCGGCCATCGCCGCGGCCGCCAAGGCCGTGGCCGATCTGGGCTGCGCCGCACTCGGCGCGACCGGATTGCCGTCCGAGGTGATCGACCGGATCACCGAGGCCGTGCAGCACCGAGCCGCCAGGACCCCGGCGCCTCGAACCCCCGAAGAGAGGGCGTGA
- the egtB gene encoding ergothioneine biosynthesis protein EgtB encodes MATSTAEYENNPLLDLSPQDLRAHAAEALTRARARSTALTDAVDDEDLVRQHSKLMSPLVWDLAHIGSQEELWLVRDVGGREPLRPDLDEIYDAFMHARADRPGLPLLGPADARAYVREVRDKSFDVLEKAPLDDGNALQRNAFAFGMITQHEQQHDETMLATHQLRRGEPVLHAPAPPARRTGALPPEVVVPAGAFVMGTTAEPWALDNERPAHETHVDGFAIDTTPVTNGAYLAFVDGGGYTEPRWWSEEGWAYRTEHGITAPRFWRREGDEWWRVRFGVHERVPRDEPVVHVSYHEAAAYAAWAGKRLPTEPEWEKAARFDPVSGRSRRFPWGDEEPTAEHANLGQRHLRPAPVGAYPAGASPLGVHQLIGDVWEWTSSDFHGYPGFRAFPYREYSEVFFGPEYKVLRGGSFGTDAAAIRGTFRNWDYPIRRQIFAGFRCARDLTAAERG; translated from the coding sequence GTGGCTACCTCGACCGCGGAGTACGAGAACAACCCACTGCTCGACCTGAGCCCGCAGGACCTGCGCGCGCACGCCGCCGAAGCGCTGACCAGGGCACGCGCCCGCAGCACCGCGCTGACCGACGCCGTCGACGACGAGGACCTGGTCCGCCAGCACTCGAAGCTGATGTCGCCGCTGGTCTGGGACCTCGCGCACATCGGCAGCCAGGAGGAGCTCTGGCTGGTCCGCGACGTGGGCGGCCGGGAGCCGCTGCGCCCGGACCTCGACGAGATCTACGACGCCTTCATGCACGCGCGCGCCGATCGCCCCGGCCTCCCGCTGCTCGGCCCGGCCGACGCCCGCGCCTACGTCCGCGAAGTCCGCGACAAGTCCTTCGACGTGCTGGAGAAGGCCCCGCTCGACGACGGGAACGCCTTGCAGCGCAACGCGTTCGCCTTCGGCATGATCACCCAGCACGAGCAGCAGCACGACGAGACCATGCTGGCCACGCACCAGTTGCGCCGCGGTGAGCCGGTGCTGCACGCCCCGGCCCCGCCCGCGCGCCGCACCGGCGCGCTGCCGCCGGAGGTGGTGGTCCCGGCCGGTGCGTTCGTCATGGGCACCACGGCCGAACCGTGGGCGCTGGACAACGAGCGCCCGGCGCACGAGACGCACGTCGACGGCTTCGCCATCGACACCACCCCGGTCACCAACGGCGCCTACCTGGCCTTTGTGGACGGTGGCGGCTACACCGAGCCGCGCTGGTGGAGCGAGGAGGGCTGGGCCTACCGCACCGAGCACGGCATCACCGCCCCGCGCTTCTGGCGCCGCGAGGGCGACGAGTGGTGGCGCGTCCGGTTCGGTGTGCACGAGCGCGTTCCGCGGGACGAACCGGTGGTCCACGTTTCCTACCACGAGGCGGCGGCCTACGCGGCCTGGGCGGGCAAGCGGCTGCCGACCGAGCCCGAGTGGGAGAAGGCCGCCCGGTTCGACCCGGTTTCCGGCCGCTCGCGCCGGTTCCCGTGGGGTGACGAGGAGCCGACCGCCGAGCACGCCAACCTCGGCCAGCGGCACCTGCGCCCGGCCCCGGTGGGCGCCTACCCGGCCGGCGCCTCGCCGCTGGGCGTGCACCAGCTGATCGGGGACGTCTGGGAGTGGACGAGCAGCGACTTCCACGGTTACCCGGGCTTCCGCGCGTTCCCGTACCGCGAGTACTCGGAGGTGTTCTTCGGGCCGGAGTACAAGGTGCTGCGCGGCGGGTCGTTCGGCACGGACGCCGCGGCGATCCGCGGCACCTTCCGCAACTGGGACTACCCGATCCGGCGGCAGATCTTCGCCGGGTTCCGGTGCGCGCGGGACCTGACCGCCGCGGAACGGGGCTGA
- the egtC gene encoding ergothioneine biosynthesis protein EgtC, with protein sequence MCRHLGYLGEPCSPAELLFEAPHSLLHQSYAPADMRGGGSVNADGFGLGWYGAAAEPLRYRRHAPLWTDEALRPLAASLRTGAFLAAVRNGTTGMPVGEAACAPFGDGRWLFSHNGMVPGWPESVVPLAEKLPVADLLRLPAPTDSVLLWAVLSARLRDGAEPVSAVTGLVAEVEAAAPGSRLNLLLTDGELLVGTAWTHALSYVATETGVVVASEPCDDRPGWTPVPQRHAVTVRGRQVELTPIPC encoded by the coding sequence ATGTGCCGCCACCTGGGTTACCTCGGTGAGCCGTGCTCACCGGCCGAGTTGCTGTTCGAGGCACCGCATTCGCTGCTGCACCAGTCCTATGCCCCGGCGGACATGCGGGGCGGCGGCTCGGTGAACGCGGACGGCTTCGGCCTCGGCTGGTACGGGGCGGCCGCCGAGCCGCTCCGCTACCGGCGCCACGCTCCACTGTGGACCGACGAGGCGCTGCGGCCGCTGGCCGCCTCCCTGCGCACCGGGGCCTTCCTGGCCGCGGTGCGCAACGGCACCACCGGCATGCCGGTGGGGGAGGCGGCCTGCGCGCCGTTCGGCGACGGCCGGTGGTTGTTCAGCCACAACGGCATGGTGCCGGGCTGGCCGGAGTCGGTGGTGCCGCTGGCGGAGAAGCTGCCGGTGGCCGACCTGCTGCGGCTTCCCGCGCCGACCGACTCGGTGCTGCTGTGGGCGGTGCTCTCGGCCCGCCTGCGTGACGGCGCCGAGCCGGTGAGCGCGGTGACCGGCCTGGTCGCCGAGGTCGAGGCGGCCGCGCCGGGCTCCCGGCTGAACCTCCTGCTGACCGACGGCGAGCTGCTGGTCGGTACCGCGTGGACGCACGCACTGTCCTATGTGGCCACCGAGACCGGCGTGGTGGTCGCCTCCGAACCCTGTGACGACCGCCCCGGCTGGACCCCGGTGCCGCAGCGGCACGCGGTGACCGTCCGCGGGCGTCAGGTCGAGCTGACCCCCATTCCCTGCTGA
- the egtD gene encoding L-histidine N(alpha)-methyltransferase has protein sequence MSEPDLTEHHSAGDVTEALRADVRAGLTAERKWLPPKWFYDAAGSELFEKITALPEYYPTRAEREILAGQAPAIARATGARALVELGSGSSEKTRLLLDALTAHGTLETFVPLDVSGAALAEATEAIAAEYPKLDVRGVVGDFTEHLGLLPGEPPRVVAFLGGTIGNFLPPERAKFLRSVREVLAPGEWLLLGADLVKDPARLVRAYDDAAGVTAEFNRNVLRVINARLGADFDVDAFEHVAHWDAEAEWVEMWLRATEDQVVRIPGADLEVTFAAGEHVRTEISAKFRPDGLAAELAAAGFAVAERWTDAEELFSLTLAAVTQDRK, from the coding sequence ATGAGCGAACCCGATCTCACCGAGCACCACAGTGCCGGCGACGTCACCGAAGCCCTGCGCGCCGACGTCCGCGCCGGGCTGACCGCCGAGCGGAAGTGGTTGCCGCCCAAGTGGTTCTACGACGCGGCGGGCAGTGAGCTGTTCGAGAAGATCACCGCACTGCCCGAGTACTACCCGACCAGGGCCGAACGCGAGATCCTGGCCGGCCAGGCCCCGGCGATCGCCCGGGCCACCGGCGCCCGCGCGCTGGTCGAGCTGGGTTCGGGGTCGAGCGAGAAGACCCGCCTGCTGCTCGACGCGCTCACCGCGCACGGCACGCTGGAGACCTTCGTGCCGCTGGACGTCTCCGGCGCGGCGCTGGCCGAGGCCACCGAGGCGATCGCCGCCGAGTACCCCAAGCTGGACGTGCGCGGGGTGGTCGGCGACTTCACCGAGCACCTGGGCCTGCTGCCCGGCGAACCGCCGCGGGTGGTCGCCTTCCTCGGCGGCACCATCGGCAACTTCCTGCCCCCGGAACGGGCGAAGTTCCTGCGCTCGGTGCGCGAGGTGCTGGCACCGGGGGAGTGGCTGCTGCTCGGTGCCGACCTGGTGAAGGACCCGGCGCGGCTGGTCCGCGCCTACGACGACGCGGCGGGGGTGACCGCCGAGTTCAACCGCAACGTGCTGCGGGTGATCAACGCGCGGCTCGGTGCGGACTTCGACGTGGACGCCTTCGAGCACGTCGCGCACTGGGACGCCGAGGCCGAATGGGTCGAGATGTGGCTGCGCGCCACCGAGGACCAGGTGGTCCGGATCCCCGGTGCGGACCTGGAGGTGACCTTCGCCGCCGGGGAGCACGTGCGCACCGAGATCTCGGCGAAGTTCCGCCCGGACGGCCTGGCCGCGGAACTGGCCGCCGCCGGTTTCGCCGTCGCCGAACGCTGGACCGACGCCGAGGAACTGTTCAGCCTCACCCTGGCGGCGGTGACCCAGGACAGGAAATGA
- a CDS encoding alpha/beta hydrolase: MRRRVLTGVVVAGFVLAGLPATAGATTAPAALEPVAAAAPIAWKPCPPATLTGVPPEQHQNFSCAYYRVPIDHDNAALGTIDISLLRRHARQPAAKIGSLFLNPGGPGGPGLRMPISADRYLEPEVLDRFDLVGFDPRGVGTSNPLRCFTTAEDQADVFAKQVAVPITRAEMSDSLAAYREYGEFCDRNAGSLLDHMSTKDVVRDLDLLRAAAGDQKLTYVGFSYGTLIGATYANMFPKATRALVLDGNVDPKLRTSDGLQYDRERARGFELSLDAYLTECANVGAKCAFSAGGPRQKFDEIREHLRGQPIPLPGGGQVDIHSFTNGVGSALYNFSQFASLAEQLQQVYEVLHPPAAKVLSAADVPVLTTPGNRARYDVQPDTPYTSDDSYFAVNCSDKRFKHKQSKLPEIAAAWEKESRTFGRVQAFSDAAGCPVWPGDEDVYAGPWQAKVATPVLVIGNYYDPATQYEFSKRMTQQLGNARLVSVDAFGHCILGDSQGVDDLTADYLIDLKAPAPGQVFQPDVAPFDPVFATD; encoded by the coding sequence GTGCGCAGACGCGTGCTCACCGGTGTGGTGGTGGCGGGGTTCGTGCTGGCGGGATTGCCCGCCACCGCGGGCGCCACCACCGCACCGGCCGCGCTCGAACCGGTCGCGGCCGCCGCGCCGATCGCCTGGAAACCCTGCCCGCCCGCGACGCTGACCGGGGTGCCGCCGGAACAGCACCAGAACTTCAGCTGCGCCTACTACCGCGTGCCGATCGACCACGACAACGCCGCCCTCGGCACCATCGACATCTCGCTGCTGCGGCGGCACGCCCGCCAGCCCGCGGCGAAGATCGGCTCGCTGTTCCTGAACCCCGGCGGCCCGGGCGGCCCCGGCCTGCGCATGCCGATCAGCGCCGACCGCTACCTCGAACCCGAGGTGCTGGACCGGTTCGACCTGGTCGGCTTCGACCCGCGCGGAGTCGGCACGAGCAACCCGCTGCGCTGCTTCACCACCGCCGAGGACCAGGCCGACGTGTTCGCCAAGCAGGTGGCGGTGCCGATCACCCGCGCCGAGATGTCCGACTCGCTGGCCGCCTACCGCGAGTACGGCGAGTTCTGCGACCGCAACGCGGGCAGCCTGCTCGACCACATGTCCACCAAGGACGTGGTCCGCGACCTGGACCTGCTCCGCGCGGCCGCCGGCGACCAGAAGCTGACCTACGTCGGTTTCTCCTACGGCACGCTGATCGGCGCGACCTACGCGAACATGTTCCCCAAGGCCACCCGCGCGCTGGTGCTCGACGGCAACGTCGACCCCAAGCTGCGCACCAGCGACGGCCTGCAGTACGACCGGGAACGCGCGCGCGGCTTCGAACTCTCGCTCGACGCCTACCTCACCGAGTGCGCGAACGTCGGCGCGAAGTGCGCGTTCAGCGCCGGTGGCCCGCGGCAGAAGTTCGACGAGATCCGCGAACACCTCCGCGGGCAGCCGATCCCGCTGCCCGGCGGCGGGCAGGTCGACATCCACTCGTTCACCAACGGTGTGGGCAGCGCCCTGTACAACTTCTCCCAGTTCGCCTCGCTCGCCGAGCAGCTGCAGCAGGTCTACGAGGTGCTGCACCCGCCGGCCGCGAAGGTGCTGTCCGCGGCCGACGTGCCGGTGCTGACCACGCCGGGCAACCGCGCCCGCTATGACGTGCAGCCCGACACCCCGTACACCTCGGACGACTCGTACTTCGCGGTCAACTGCTCGGACAAGCGGTTCAAGCACAAGCAGTCGAAGCTGCCCGAGATCGCGGCGGCGTGGGAGAAGGAGTCGCGCACCTTCGGCCGGGTCCAGGCGTTCTCCGACGCGGCGGGCTGCCCGGTCTGGCCCGGGGACGAGGACGTCTACGCCGGGCCGTGGCAGGCGAAGGTGGCCACGCCGGTGCTGGTGATCGGGAACTACTACGACCCGGCCACCCAGTACGAGTTCTCGAAGCGGATGACCCAGCAGCTCGGCAACGCGCGGCTGGTCTCGGTCGACGCGTTCGGGCACTGCATCCTGGGTGACTCGCAGGGCGTGGACGATCTCACAGCCGACTACCTGATCGACCTGAAAGCGCCTGCTCCCGGCCAGGTCTTCCAGCCGGACGTGGCGCCCTTCGACCCGGTCTTCGCGACGGACTGA